The Rana temporaria chromosome 4, aRanTem1.1, whole genome shotgun sequence genome contains a region encoding:
- the LOC120937005 gene encoding ribosomal protein 63, mitochondrial-like, with translation MFLMNILLRKGIGGRQWIGKYRRPRKVTWCMKNNMIRRLEIEAKTKYWISRPYMTKDQEFRHAEERRHRRFEEVKAQKRAKFPPHKYVADHLDHLNTTKIWTIL, from the coding sequence ATGTTCCTGATGAATATCCTCCTGCGGAAAGGCATAGGTGGTCGCCAATGGATTGGCAAGTACAGACGGCCTCGGAAGGTCACATGGTGCATGAAGAACAATATGATAAGGAGGCTAGAAATAGAAGCAAAGACGAAGTATTGGATCAGCCGACCCTACATGACCAAGGATCAGGAGTTCCGGCATGCCGAAGAGAGGAGGCACAGACGGTTCGAGGAGGTGAAGGCCCAAAAACGGGCCAAATTCCCTCCTCACAAATACGTGGCCGACCATTTGGATCATCTGAATACTACCAAGATATGGACTATCCTGTAA